One genomic window of Gracilinema caldarium DSM 7334 includes the following:
- the pncA gene encoding bifunctional nicotinamidase/pyrazinamidase, with protein sequence MAIDFAHAALLIIDVQNDFCPSYRTKDGTLSQPGALAVPGGNEIIPIINHLASKFDKHHAPIVATQDWHPQGHCSFASSPATAGGEQGMWPDHCVQGSWGAELHSELNQNPIRLMIRKGFRSYLDSYSAFFENDHITPTGLEGYLKNLEITSLYLTGLATDYCVKYSALDARRIGFTVSVISEAVRGVDYPADSIQQAMKEMKNAGVAFITLNELSF encoded by the coding sequence ATGGCCATAGATTTTGCCCATGCTGCCCTGCTCATCATAGATGTCCAGAACGACTTCTGCCCGTCCTATCGGACGAAAGACGGTACGCTCTCACAACCGGGAGCCCTTGCAGTCCCTGGAGGTAATGAGATTATTCCAATCATTAATCATCTAGCCAGCAAATTCGATAAGCATCACGCACCAATCGTAGCAACTCAGGATTGGCACCCCCAAGGACATTGTTCCTTTGCATCAAGCCCTGCAACTGCAGGAGGCGAACAGGGCATGTGGCCCGATCATTGCGTGCAGGGGAGCTGGGGAGCGGAACTGCATTCTGAACTTAATCAGAATCCTATTAGATTGATGATCCGTAAGGGTTTTAGGTCCTACCTGGATTCCTATTCAGCCTTTTTTGAAAATGACCATATCACACCCACAGGCCTCGAAGGTTACCTGAAGAACCTTGAGATCACCAGCCTCTACCTGACAGGACTGGCTACCGATTATTGTGTTAAATACAGTGCCCTCGATGCTCGACGTATTGGCTTTACTGTTTCGGTGATATCCGAAGCAGTCCGAGGTGTGGATTATCCCGCAGATTCAATACAGCAAGCTATGAAAGAGATGAAAAACGCAGGGGTTGCTTTCATCACTTTGAATGAACTGAGTTTTTAG
- a CDS encoding AAA family ATPase encodes MRPCKLRMLNIGPFAGLTEIDFTQLDDIFLISGKTGSGKTTIFDAICFALYGKLPGNRKNLETKIRSDFAGLDEDCWVELEFSLGNRIYLVQRSPKMERLKKRGTGTTTEEENAVLYRITESGEKQSLSARKSEADEKIIQLLGLSAEEFAKIVLLPQGEFAQFLQQNSQARREVLRKLFPVDEAAAIRELAMDKKKEAEVQLKTARQALEEASSRYNEAAYERETQQIQKTLTELDQKDRELVDRIKTLSEQLSRAQQTADLHKRLEAIVQEKLLLESKKPEIDRIIKALERNLRAKPAQELVFQERELEQQGKHLKEEAEQAKTQVETAINQYEALERKKTEIEALTQEAAGLREQKGALTQATEEEQRLMQFTNRLVGLRSEITAAEQTLPALRNEITQLMVRRDTCEQASGEERALQEQKSLSLAVMEQLRNLLQVAQSWGQKKPEVEKAREALQDLETELSRIESRLPSLASELSQKEELKKRRDQEIIAARLAATLHEGDPCPVCGSSHHPLPARAPAPLDYLDIELETLKREQQTLQDRRTEVRTELRNKGLNIEIQARDLEVLAKRYQELCTTLQTLLTQHQHQPFMVRSTANIQSIPTVAEVQEDIRNNSTIAESIERALQQARKESIALPQINRSLQEKQQQEVSLSTKLEQNRKQETELIHQIDELKGRLQQFLDKWKTDTIGLALNRLTSRLETIDKDLAAYEQRKQQLYIARAQALQRQEETAKRWHAYEEALLRNQQALAAKAEQLSFASPEDLKQALLTPEQEADYTATERAWNDAYMRLQHQEEETRRTLEQLRREGATDRAGNTVEHLKTQLSDIEQERQQIDATRQMLQGKYHILEQDRQRYQEALEKFNSLNKTWDAYRALADDLSGNNPKRWPFDSWLLSLYLQEVTAYANRRLERMSEGRYSIILNPEGDSSRAMAGLDLAVFDAYTGKTRPCATLSGGETFMASISLALGLADSIQSRSGAVRLDAVFIDEGFGSLDEVSLDRALTILDEIRDHRMVGLISHVGEMKNRIPSKIEVQKTNQGSQILNFYCS; translated from the coding sequence ATGAGACCCTGTAAACTCCGCATGTTGAACATCGGCCCCTTCGCAGGGCTGACCGAAATAGACTTTACCCAACTGGACGATATTTTTCTTATTTCAGGAAAAACCGGTTCGGGTAAAACCACCATCTTTGATGCGATCTGCTTTGCCCTCTATGGGAAATTACCCGGAAATCGTAAAAACCTGGAGACAAAAATTCGATCAGACTTTGCAGGCCTCGATGAGGACTGCTGGGTAGAGCTTGAATTTTCCCTGGGAAACCGGATTTACCTGGTACAACGGAGCCCCAAAATGGAACGGCTTAAAAAGCGGGGTACCGGCACCACAACGGAGGAAGAAAATGCAGTGCTGTACCGGATTACCGAATCCGGTGAGAAACAGAGTCTTTCTGCACGAAAAAGCGAGGCCGATGAAAAAATCATCCAACTGCTCGGACTTTCAGCAGAGGAATTCGCAAAGATAGTACTCCTCCCTCAGGGTGAGTTCGCTCAGTTTCTCCAGCAGAATTCCCAGGCTCGACGGGAAGTGTTGCGGAAACTGTTTCCGGTCGATGAAGCCGCAGCGATCCGTGAATTGGCAATGGATAAAAAAAAGGAAGCCGAAGTCCAACTTAAGACCGCCCGGCAAGCCCTGGAAGAAGCTTCGAGCCGCTATAACGAGGCTGCATATGAGCGGGAAACCCAGCAAATTCAGAAAACTCTCACGGAACTGGACCAAAAAGACCGCGAACTAGTGGATCGAATCAAAACATTAAGCGAACAACTCAGCAGGGCTCAACAGACAGCAGACCTGCACAAGCGGCTCGAAGCCATCGTCCAGGAAAAGCTACTTCTTGAATCAAAAAAGCCAGAAATAGACCGGATAATCAAGGCCCTCGAGCGAAACCTTCGGGCCAAACCAGCCCAGGAACTGGTATTTCAGGAACGTGAACTAGAACAACAGGGAAAACACCTCAAGGAAGAAGCGGAACAGGCTAAAACCCAGGTCGAGACAGCCATCAATCAATATGAAGCATTAGAACGTAAAAAAACTGAGATTGAAGCGCTTACCCAGGAAGCTGCCGGTTTAAGGGAACAGAAAGGCGCTCTTACTCAGGCAACAGAAGAAGAACAACGGCTCATGCAGTTTACAAACCGGCTTGTGGGGCTCCGTTCAGAAATTACTGCGGCAGAACAAACCCTGCCGGCCCTTCGCAATGAAATTACCCAGCTCATGGTCCGACGGGATACCTGTGAACAGGCTTCAGGGGAAGAACGGGCCCTGCAGGAACAGAAGAGCCTCAGCCTGGCTGTTATGGAACAGCTGAGAAATCTCCTGCAGGTAGCCCAAAGCTGGGGACAAAAAAAACCGGAAGTGGAAAAAGCCCGGGAAGCATTGCAAGATCTTGAAACCGAACTCAGCCGGATCGAAAGCAGACTTCCCAGCCTGGCATCTGAACTGAGCCAGAAAGAAGAACTAAAGAAACGGCGGGATCAGGAGATCATAGCCGCCCGGCTGGCCGCTACCCTGCACGAAGGGGATCCATGCCCTGTCTGTGGTTCGTCCCACCACCCCCTGCCAGCCCGCGCTCCAGCTCCCTTAGACTATCTGGATATCGAACTGGAAACCCTGAAAAGGGAACAGCAGACACTCCAGGATCGGAGAACCGAAGTCCGCACCGAACTGCGCAACAAAGGGCTGAACATCGAAATCCAGGCTCGGGATCTTGAAGTGCTTGCAAAGCGCTACCAGGAACTGTGCACTACCCTGCAAACACTGTTGACACAGCATCAGCATCAACCCTTTATGGTACGAAGTACCGCAAACATACAAAGCATACCGACCGTAGCTGAGGTTCAGGAAGATATACGGAACAACTCCACCATAGCCGAATCAATTGAACGAGCCCTCCAGCAGGCCCGCAAGGAAAGCATTGCTCTCCCCCAGATCAACCGATCCTTACAGGAAAAGCAACAGCAGGAGGTAAGCCTCTCAACAAAACTGGAACAGAATCGGAAACAGGAAACGGAACTGATCCACCAGATTGATGAACTGAAAGGCCGCCTGCAACAGTTCCTGGATAAGTGGAAAACCGATACCATCGGTTTAGCCCTGAACCGCCTTACAAGCCGCCTCGAAACCATAGACAAGGACCTTGCTGCCTATGAACAACGGAAACAACAGCTGTACATAGCACGGGCTCAGGCACTGCAACGACAGGAAGAAACTGCAAAGCGATGGCATGCCTATGAAGAGGCACTGCTTCGCAACCAACAGGCACTTGCTGCAAAGGCGGAACAGCTTTCCTTTGCAAGTCCTGAGGACCTCAAACAAGCCCTGCTTACACCGGAACAAGAAGCAGACTATACCGCCACAGAACGAGCCTGGAACGATGCGTATATGCGGCTCCAGCACCAGGAAGAGGAGACCCGCAGGACCCTGGAACAACTGCGCCGAGAAGGAGCAACCGACAGGGCCGGAAACACGGTGGAACATCTTAAGACTCAGCTATCTGACATTGAACAGGAACGACAACAGATCGATGCAACGAGGCAGATGTTGCAAGGCAAATACCATATCCTGGAACAGGACCGACAGCGTTACCAGGAAGCTCTGGAAAAATTCAACAGCCTTAATAAAACATGGGACGCCTATCGTGCTCTGGCGGATGACTTAAGCGGCAACAACCCCAAACGATGGCCCTTCGATTCTTGGCTCCTGAGCCTGTACCTGCAGGAAGTAACCGCCTATGCCAATCGCCGGCTTGAGCGGATGAGTGAAGGCCGCTACTCGATTATTCTGAACCCGGAAGGCGATAGCAGCCGAGCCATGGCAGGACTCGATCTGGCGGTCTTTGATGCATATACCGGCAAGACCCGCCCCTGCGCGACCCTTTCGGGGGGTGAAACCTTTATGGCATCCATAAGCCTTGCCCTTGGACTGGCCGATTCCATCCAGTCCCGCTCTGGGGCAGTACGGCTGGATGCAGTATTTATAGACGAAGGATTTGGCAGTTTAGATGAAGTGAGCCTCGATCGGGCCTTGACCATACTGGATGAAATCCGGGATCACCGTATGGTGGGGCTCATATCCCATGTGGGAGAGATGAAAAACCGGATTCCCAGCAAGATTGAAGTACAAAAAACTAATCAGGGGTCTCAAATTTTGAATTTTTATTGTTCCTAA
- a CDS encoding exonuclease SbcCD subunit D, with protein sequence MKLLHLADLHLGRLFHEQSLIEDQHYVLNQVLDILGADQYRALILAGDIYDRSIPSVEAVSLFGSFLNMLHSRFPDLAVCMIAGNHDSPDRLAFGRELFQSMNIHIVSDPNLAFNPILLDDGQERCAIFLLPFLYPGSLERTRTDTEAHQKDAPTAEGQEAEPRGLRTQKELVAEASMRLESARRALENQGIHQSVLVAHLFTQGGTESESERLFIGTAEQVDVSQFAGFSYVALGHLHRCQKVRSQENAWYAGSPLAYSFGEADQEKVCLSVELTGNPATENPATVRVTPIPLQPLHPVRRIEASFTELMQAPVNTELAKSYLEVELTDEHLVENVQRILEHRYPLILSVKQNRGFRTLLTERAAMQGALPQGLGAGTERRRSTLDDFKAFEETLYGSVDQGKLNLFTTLLEQCRHETL encoded by the coding sequence ATGAAACTGCTGCACCTGGCGGATCTGCACCTAGGCCGCCTCTTTCATGAACAATCCCTTATCGAAGACCAGCATTATGTGCTGAATCAGGTTCTCGATATCCTTGGGGCGGACCAGTATCGAGCCCTCATCCTGGCCGGGGATATCTATGACCGGTCTATCCCGTCGGTAGAGGCGGTTAGTCTTTTCGGATCCTTTCTGAATATGCTGCACAGCCGCTTCCCGGATCTGGCAGTTTGTATGATAGCGGGGAACCATGACTCGCCGGATCGGCTTGCCTTTGGGCGCGAGCTCTTTCAGTCCATGAATATCCATATTGTCTCAGATCCGAATCTTGCCTTTAACCCAATCCTGCTCGATGATGGACAGGAACGCTGTGCGATATTCCTGCTTCCCTTTCTGTATCCGGGATCATTGGAGCGGACAAGAACTGATACGGAAGCACATCAGAAAGACGCCCCGACTGCAGAAGGCCAAGAGGCAGAACCACGGGGACTGCGTACCCAAAAGGAACTGGTTGCCGAAGCAAGTATGCGGCTCGAATCAGCGAGGCGTGCTTTGGAAAACCAGGGAATTCACCAGTCAGTTTTAGTGGCCCACCTCTTTACTCAGGGCGGCACAGAAAGTGAATCGGAGCGACTTTTTATCGGGACTGCCGAACAGGTTGATGTATCGCAGTTCGCTGGTTTTAGCTATGTAGCCCTGGGGCATCTGCACCGCTGCCAGAAGGTAAGATCTCAAGAGAACGCTTGGTACGCAGGAAGCCCATTAGCCTACAGCTTTGGCGAAGCGGACCAGGAAAAGGTATGCCTTTCGGTGGAATTAACAGGAAATCCAGCTACAGAAAATCCAGCTACCGTACGCGTTACGCCCATACCACTACAGCCGCTGCATCCGGTTCGCCGGATTGAGGCTTCTTTTACGGAGCTCATGCAAGCACCTGTCAATACAGAACTTGCGAAGTCATATCTTGAAGTGGAACTCACCGATGAACACCTGGTAGAGAATGTCCAACGGATTCTAGAACACCGGTACCCCCTGATTCTTTCAGTCAAACAGAACAGGGGCTTCCGGACACTGCTCACGGAACGGGCTGCGATGCAGGGAGCCCTGCCGCAGGGGCTTGGCGCTGGAACTGAACGCCGCCGCAGCACCCTTGATGACTTTAAAGCCTTTGAGGAAACCCTTTATGGCTCTGTAGACCAGGGTAAACTGAACCTCTTTACCACCCTTTTGGAGCAATGCAGACATGAGACCCTGTAA
- a CDS encoding EAL domain-containing protein, protein MHKVHSQGIIHATRTLFLSTFGLTLLLFILAIVSTGQFFRLEKKAAQQAKERVLTILEYQFDQIASITADYSQWDDTWNFMNGSNPEFSSINFTDESIQNLGFNFVGIYTLKGKLYFSFFADQARPLAIPDELPTPLQKDCHGLLIIDESPYLVAIKTIVKSNLSGPPAGYFVFGKILDTELEAVISKLSGTKVNLYKAENSDVVPQITFSSTAITIIASIPVLLSDKPLLASITISRDLFWNGFRSLTLFFILALLLSSVIFVNYGSSRRLLVFEKNTAAFLEQEIQERTESLRAANTILLNYKKILDNTSEGILITDLHGRILETNPAIYEMTGFSEEELIGQYPSLFASGMHPPEYYRALWNAIIDHGKWEGEIWNRKKDGTLLPFWLSINTLKNLEGKPCKYVAFYIDITQLKQTQEKLNNLAFYDSLTGLPNRALFMDRLDQVLSRAQRDKNRFALLYMDLDHFKDVNDGFGHQAGDELLILTAHRIKSQVREADTVCRLGGDEFVIILEEVHKSIDTALVAKKIISALREPFFIKDREIYIGSSIGIALYPYDGATIQELVKNADAAMYDAKEQGRGQYRFASGASGISSRQRIEVETTIRKAIDENRLVLYYQPQVSSGSAEAGKFNGIIGAEALIRIKTVNDEIIPPSQFIDVAEETGLIIPLGGWALIQACKDAKEWKQAGKPIQVSVNVSQRQFERGHIIKQTEEALRVSDLDPQLLKLEVTESLFIRDAQRVSDIMNDLKKLGVCFAIDDFGTGYSSLRYLDALPIDSLKIDKSFVDHLQNDVPPFSADRLDKSIQQNGTIALAVVSMARSFGLVSVAEGVETIEQLEALKRRGCDVIQGYLISKPLPSDLFRDFLFHEYKQFQTDVIEHSEKDDEEAIEELQSI, encoded by the coding sequence ATGCATAAAGTACACTCCCAAGGGATTATCCATGCAACCCGTACACTATTTTTAAGTACCTTTGGGCTAACTCTATTGCTCTTTATTTTAGCAATAGTAAGTACTGGACAGTTTTTCCGCCTCGAAAAGAAAGCAGCTCAACAAGCAAAGGAACGGGTTCTAACAATTCTTGAATATCAGTTTGATCAAATTGCGTCAATAACTGCCGATTACAGCCAATGGGATGATACTTGGAATTTTATGAATGGTTCCAATCCCGAATTCTCTTCCATCAATTTTACTGATGAATCCATACAAAATTTAGGATTCAATTTTGTAGGAATTTACACACTAAAAGGAAAACTCTATTTTTCGTTTTTTGCTGATCAAGCGCGACCATTAGCTATTCCCGATGAGCTCCCAACCCCATTACAAAAAGATTGTCATGGATTGTTAATCATCGATGAAAGTCCTTATCTGGTAGCTATCAAGACTATTGTAAAAAGCAACCTATCAGGGCCACCGGCAGGGTATTTTGTTTTCGGCAAAATACTTGATACAGAACTCGAGGCTGTTATTTCCAAATTATCAGGGACAAAGGTCAATTTGTACAAGGCAGAAAATTCAGATGTGGTACCACAAATAACATTCAGTTCGACCGCTATAACTATAATAGCTTCTATACCTGTCTTGCTCTCTGATAAACCCTTACTTGCTTCAATTACCATATCTCGAGACTTATTTTGGAATGGCTTCCGTTCATTAACTTTATTTTTTATTCTTGCCCTTTTGTTAAGTTCTGTAATATTTGTTAATTATGGATCATCACGTCGTCTTCTTGTCTTTGAAAAAAATACTGCGGCATTCCTGGAACAAGAAATTCAGGAACGAACCGAAAGTCTTCGTGCAGCTAATACAATTCTACTTAATTATAAAAAAATTCTTGATAACACCAGTGAAGGCATTCTTATTACAGATCTACACGGCCGTATTCTGGAAACAAATCCTGCCATATATGAAATGACTGGTTTTTCTGAAGAAGAGCTTATAGGACAGTACCCTTCTTTATTTGCATCGGGCATGCACCCACCTGAATATTATAGAGCACTCTGGAATGCTATTATCGATCATGGCAAGTGGGAAGGAGAAATCTGGAATAGAAAAAAAGATGGAACCCTTTTACCTTTTTGGCTCAGCATTAATACACTTAAGAATTTAGAAGGGAAGCCTTGTAAATATGTAGCTTTTTATATTGATATTACTCAACTGAAACAGACTCAGGAAAAACTCAACAATCTAGCATTCTATGACTCACTTACAGGACTGCCAAACCGGGCCCTTTTCATGGATAGGCTCGACCAGGTATTAAGCCGAGCGCAACGGGATAAAAATCGGTTTGCATTGCTTTACATGGATCTTGATCATTTTAAGGATGTAAACGATGGCTTTGGCCACCAGGCAGGAGATGAACTACTCATCCTTACAGCCCATCGGATAAAATCCCAGGTGCGGGAAGCCGATACAGTGTGTCGGCTTGGAGGAGATGAATTTGTCATAATTTTAGAAGAGGTACATAAAAGTATCGATACAGCTCTGGTTGCAAAAAAAATAATCAGTGCCCTTCGGGAACCTTTTTTTATTAAAGATAGGGAAATATATATTGGATCAAGTATTGGTATTGCCCTCTATCCCTACGATGGTGCAACCATCCAAGAACTAGTAAAAAATGCCGATGCGGCCATGTATGATGCAAAGGAACAGGGCCGTGGGCAATACCGATTCGCCTCAGGAGCTTCTGGCATTTCAAGCAGACAGCGGATCGAAGTAGAAACCACAATCAGGAAAGCAATTGATGAAAACCGGCTCGTGCTCTACTATCAACCACAGGTTTCATCGGGTAGTGCTGAAGCAGGAAAGTTCAACGGGATTATCGGAGCTGAAGCACTCATTCGAATTAAAACTGTAAATGATGAAATTATTCCTCCAAGCCAATTCATAGATGTGGCAGAGGAAACAGGGCTTATCATTCCCCTCGGGGGCTGGGCGCTTATTCAGGCATGCAAGGATGCAAAAGAGTGGAAGCAAGCAGGAAAGCCGATTCAGGTCTCAGTAAATGTATCCCAAAGGCAATTTGAACGGGGACATATCATTAAACAAACCGAAGAAGCTCTAAGGGTTAGCGATTTGGATCCACAGCTCTTAAAGCTGGAAGTAACGGAATCACTTTTTATCCGGGATGCTCAACGGGTTTCAGACATCATGAATGACCTGAAGAAGCTCGGAGTGTGCTTTGCTATAGATGATTTTGGGACAGGCTACTCATCCCTGCGCTATCTAGATGCACTACCAATTGACAGCCTTAAAATCGATAAATCCTTTGTGGACCATCTACAGAATGATGTGCCTCCATTCTCGGCAGACCGTTTAGATAAATCGATACAGCAGAACGGCACCATCGCTCTGGCGGTAGTTTCCATGGCCCGGTCCTTTGGACTGGTCTCTGTCGCAGAAGGGGTAGAAACTATAGAACAACTCGAAGCTCTGAAACGTCGGGGTTGTGATGTCATTCAGGGCTATTTAATCAGTAAACCATTACCATCGGATTTGTTCAGAGACTTTCTGTTTCATGAATATAAGCAGTTTCAAACTGACGTCATCGAACATTCAGAAAAAGATGACGAAGAAGCAATAGAAGAACTTCAAAGTATCTGA
- a CDS encoding nicotinate phosphoribosyltransferase, which yields MQETGFCPQSALFTDFYELTMAQGYWKRGMNHRAVFDMFFRRQPFNGGFSVFAGLETFLDKLASFRFSAEDLEYLESLSYFDKDFLEYLRHFRFSGDVWAMDEGTIVFPQEPLIRIDANLIEAQIIEGMLLNTINFQSLIATKTARVYLASGKGTIMEFGLRRAQGPDGAMSASRAAYIGGASGTSNVLAGKTFGIPVMGTMAHSWIMSFPSEEEAFEAYADTYPDRTVFLIDTYDTLDSGIKNAIKVGKKLAAQGKKFGVRLDSGDIHYLSVEVRKALDAAGLKQATIAVSNDLDESIIQTLTAAKAPIDSWGVGTNMVTGGTEAAFTGVYKLAAREIVGGELQPTIKFSDNPEKTTNPGVKQVWRLYSSDGMADADVMTLDQKLVHDPGATTDIIRKGIEQAFWHPAADYRHFHYTPQGDIEQLLKPRMKKGNLVTDHPTLKSIQQRVRLGLDHFDGSYKRILNPHIYKVSISEQLRNLKLHLIQEYLGE from the coding sequence ATGCAGGAAACAGGCTTTTGCCCTCAATCAGCCCTTTTTACAGACTTTTACGAACTCACTATGGCCCAGGGATACTGGAAACGGGGCATGAACCACCGGGCTGTGTTTGACATGTTTTTCCGCCGCCAGCCCTTTAATGGCGGTTTTTCCGTTTTTGCAGGGCTAGAGACCTTTTTAGATAAACTAGCTTCATTTCGCTTTTCTGCCGAAGATCTGGAATACCTCGAGAGTCTTTCCTATTTTGATAAGGATTTTCTTGAATATCTGCGCCATTTTCGGTTTTCCGGCGATGTCTGGGCGATGGATGAGGGCACCATTGTATTTCCCCAAGAACCCCTTATACGTATCGATGCAAACCTTATCGAAGCCCAAATTATCGAGGGCATGTTACTCAACACCATTAATTTTCAAAGCCTGATTGCAACAAAGACCGCCCGGGTTTACCTGGCTTCGGGCAAGGGAACTATCATGGAATTCGGCCTTCGCCGCGCCCAGGGCCCGGATGGAGCCATGTCTGCTTCCCGGGCGGCCTATATCGGCGGGGCAAGCGGCACATCCAATGTCCTTGCAGGAAAGACCTTTGGTATCCCCGTTATGGGAACCATGGCCCATTCCTGGATCATGTCCTTTCCTTCTGAAGAAGAAGCCTTTGAAGCCTATGCAGACACCTATCCAGATAGAACCGTCTTTTTAATTGATACCTATGACACCCTGGACAGCGGTATTAAAAATGCCATAAAAGTTGGGAAAAAACTGGCTGCCCAGGGGAAAAAATTCGGCGTTCGCCTCGATTCAGGAGATATTCACTATCTATCGGTAGAGGTCCGTAAAGCCCTCGATGCGGCGGGTCTGAAACAGGCAACCATTGCGGTTTCCAACGATCTGGATGAATCAATTATTCAGACCCTGACCGCTGCCAAGGCCCCCATAGACAGCTGGGGTGTGGGTACCAATATGGTTACCGGTGGCACTGAAGCGGCTTTTACCGGAGTGTATAAACTGGCAGCCCGGGAAATTGTCGGTGGAGAACTTCAGCCTACCATTAAATTTTCGGACAATCCTGAAAAAACAACCAATCCTGGGGTTAAACAAGTATGGCGATTATACAGCTCTGATGGAATGGCCGATGCAGATGTGATGACTTTAGATCAGAAACTTGTCCACGATCCTGGGGCTACAACCGATATTATTAGAAAAGGCATAGAACAGGCCTTCTGGCATCCTGCGGCAGACTACCGTCATTTCCATTACACACCCCAAGGCGATATAGAGCAGTTATTAAAACCTCGTATGAAAAAGGGAAACCTAGTAACAGACCATCCAACCCTTAAATCGATTCAACAACGGGTACGCCTTGGATTGGACCACTTTGATGGTAGTTATAAGCGGATTCTCAATCCTCACATTTATAAAGTTTCCATTTCGGAACAATTACGGAATTTAAAATTACATCTTATTCAGGAATATCTGGGAGAATAA
- a CDS encoding glycerophosphodiester phosphodiesterase — protein sequence MMKQQTSYVTEAFLEGRTLVYGHRGSRAYAPMNTIPAFELAIQQGAQGIELDVQLSADRELVIIHDFTVDGTTDGTGAVKDLLFAELRELNAAAQFSPMAEPLNGHIPHYPFTMIPTLEEVFSLVKEGAPLDFIINIEIKAPYCRENGRDEAENDNGIEALVANCIDRYEMDRNVIISSFNPPTLQRFKAIKPAIPVGFLVEEASPAYTTGLIAQLLPESSGTRGHEAWHPRFSMVTTEAIAQERQEGRMTQVWTVNDATVAHQLRDWGAIGFITDMPDRILAALN from the coding sequence ATGATGAAACAGCAAACTAGCTATGTTACTGAGGCCTTCCTTGAAGGAAGAACCCTCGTATATGGCCACCGGGGAAGCCGGGCCTATGCACCGATGAATACGATACCAGCCTTTGAGCTGGCGATTCAACAGGGAGCCCAGGGTATAGAACTGGATGTACAACTCTCTGCTGACCGGGAACTGGTCATCATTCATGATTTTACCGTCGATGGTACAACCGATGGGACAGGGGCCGTCAAGGACCTGCTCTTTGCGGAACTGCGGGAACTGAATGCGGCCGCCCAATTTTCCCCGATGGCGGAACCTTTGAATGGTCATATCCCCCACTACCCCTTCACCATGATTCCCACACTGGAAGAAGTATTTTCTCTCGTTAAGGAAGGGGCGCCCCTGGATTTTATTATCAATATCGAAATAAAAGCGCCCTATTGCAGGGAAAATGGTAGGGATGAAGCAGAAAACGATAATGGAATTGAAGCCCTTGTAGCCAATTGTATCGATCGCTATGAAATGGACCGTAATGTCATTATATCTTCTTTTAATCCCCCGACATTGCAGCGGTTCAAGGCTATAAAACCGGCCATACCCGTAGGCTTCCTGGTAGAAGAAGCAAGCCCGGCTTACACAACAGGACTCATAGCTCAATTGCTTCCGGAATCTTCTGGAACTAGAGGCCATGAAGCCTGGCATCCACGATTTTCCATGGTGACGACCGAAGCTATTGCACAAGAACGGCAGGAGGGACGGATGACCCAGGTTTGGACCGTGAACGATGCAACAGTAGCCCACCAGTTGAGAGACTGGGGAGCCATCGGCTTTATCACCGATATGCCGGATCGGATACTCGCAGCTCTGAATTAA